One Helianthus annuus cultivar XRQ/B chromosome 12, HanXRQr2.0-SUNRISE, whole genome shotgun sequence genomic region harbors:
- the LOC110897057 gene encoding uncharacterized protein LOC110897057 produces MSRYKEGSSASNTHRYSQAALSLSLSSRSITCKPTQAHNLLPKPPFFDRQNAPPPPPSGGGAATEIRRERNTGQRRWRQHRHTRRRRFRHDPLIAAEPRRQWWSLLLNSDSSGSGLVRDWVRVEVSQEYGSVQHQARVLFGCYFGSASDKWFTARVFRFSPHRSDWFSGSTTDPQVKVSVWSNESKLVTVSRVISPCSGDLVVPTS; encoded by the exons ATGTCTAGATACAAAGAAGGTTCATCTGCTTCAAACACACACAGATATTCACAagcagctctctctctctctctctcctctcgaTCTATAACCTGCAAACCCACACAAGCTCATAACCTGCTCCCTAAACCCCCCTTTTTCGATCGACAAAAcgcaccaccgccaccaccgtctGGTGGTGGAGCGGCGACGGAGATAAGGAGAGAGAGAAATACAGGGCAAAGGAGATGGCGGCAGCACCGCCATACGCGACGGCGACGTTTCCGGCACGACCCGCTAATAGCGGCGGAGCCACGACGGCAGTGGTGGTCGTTATTGCTCAATTCCGATTCATCAGGCTCTGGGTTGGTTCGAGATTGGGTTCGAGTAGAAGTGTCACAGGAATATGGTTCGGTTCAACATCAGGCTCGGGTCCTGTTCGGGTGTTATTTCGGTTCAGCTTCTGACAAGTGGTTCACGGCTCGGGTATTTCGGTTCAGTCCGCACCGGTCAGACTGGTTCTCCGGGTCAACCACAGATCCTCAGGTCAAAGTCTCGGTCTGGTCAAACGAGTCAAAACTGGTGACTGTCTCGAGAGTCATCTCGCCTTGTTCG ggtgaccttGTTGTTCCAACCTCCTAA